One genomic segment of Sminthopsis crassicaudata isolate SCR6 chromosome 2, ASM4859323v1, whole genome shotgun sequence includes these proteins:
- the NEURL3 gene encoding E3 ubiquitin-protein ligase NEURL3 gives MMGSTFSQGTEYPEQKRSHKPLSFHSKAKGNHILLNDCYSRAERISTFHSGIVFTNRPVQPYEIVTLRILKKEDKWNGGLRVGFSCLNPSNLNPCSLPPFMCPDLIAQSPTWAAVLPDQLIKIGDIIHFWVNNSGKVFLRTNEVKKFLLFDGVTVNSPLWAVMDVYGTTKAIELLTPVKKPFSPRLLTLVFRKEPYEFCFCLPARDEDECSVCLHHRKNTRLLPCGHAILCYCCANRIFRDTAKCPMCRSEIELFYLQNKPTPAEAQHFSKNSAVLRSTKIS, from the exons ATGATGGGCAGTACTTTCAGTCAAGGGACTG aataccCTGAGCAGAAGAGATCCCACAAGCCCCTCAGTTTCCATTCCAAGGCCAAGGGCAACCATATCCTATTGAATGACTGCTACTCCAGGGCAGAAAGGATCTCTACCTTTCACAGCGGCATTGTCTTTACCAATCGACCAGTCCAGCCTTATGAAATAGTAACTCTCAGGATCCTGAAAAAGGAGGATAAATGGAATGGTGGACTCCGAGTAGGGTTCAGTTGCCTGAATCCCTCAAATCTCAATCCTTGTAGCCTGCCTCCTTTCATGTGTCCTGATCTAATAGCCCAATCTCCCACCTGGGCAGCTGTCCTGCCTGATCAGCTCATTAAGATTGGAGACATCATCCACTTTTGGGTGAACAACTCAGGAAAAGTCTTCTTGAGGACCAATGAAGTCAAAAAGTTTCTGTTATTCGATGGAGTGACTGTGAACTCTCCTCTTTGGGCTGTAATGGATGTCTATGGAACTACAAAAGCCATTGAGCTACTCA ctcctgttaagaaacctttcagTCCCAGACTTCTGACACTGGTGTTCAGAAAGGAACCTTATG AGTTCTGTTTCTGCCTTCCAGCTAGAGATGAAGACGAGTGTTCTGTCTGTCTGCACCATCGCAAGAACACCCGGCTCCTTCCTTGTGGCCACGCCATTCTCTGCTATTGCTGTGCCAATAGGATCTTCAGAGACACGGCCAAGTGCCCCATGTGCCGCTCTGAGATCGAGCTGTTCTACCTGCAGAACAAACCCACTCCAGCAGAGGCTCAGCATTTCTCCAAGAACTCTGCGGTCCTAAGGAGCACCAAGATCAGctaa